GCCGCCGCGAGCCGCAGTGACGGGTGCGCGCTCGAGCGCGGCCGCAGGCGAAGCCCTGGCCAGGGCACCGGCAGCGCCCACGGCACGATCTCCGCGATCTCGCCCACCGGCACCTCGGCGCGCCCGCCGCGTCCTTCGATCACGAGCGCACCCGATTCGATCCACGCGCGCGAAGCGCAGAGCCGGCGAACGATCCAGGCGCCGAGCTCCGGCAGCGCGAAGAAGACCGCGAGCAGCCCCCCGAGCTCGAGCGTCGCGAGCGGCCGGTAGTCGAGCGCCTGGTGCAGCTCCGGAAGCAGGAGCGGAACGTGGTAGAGCGCGAGAAGGACGAGCGCGCCGCGCGCGAGGATCTGCAGCAGCGCCACCGGCAGGCGCGCGCCCGGGGGGATTCCGAGAACGGCAAGGTTCAAGCGATCGGCCCGATTCCAAGAAGAGACGGGGGAGGGAGCGCGGGCTCCCTCCCCCGTTGCGGCGCCGGAGCGGCCCGGCCGCTTCGAGTGACTACGGCGCTGCGGGATTGAAGACGGAGAGCGCCCAGCCCATCCGCTCGTGACCGAGCTGGTTCCAGCCCGGGTTCTTCCCGCCGACGATCTGTGCGTCGGTGTAGTCCGGCGCCGTGGTCGTCGAGCCCGTCCCGCCGAACAGGCCCACGTAGACCGTGCTCCCCTGGTAGGTCGGGTGCGTGTTGTCCGAGAGGATGTAGTCGACCGTGGTCGTCGACGTGGGTCGCTTGTAGTTCGCGTCGGTCAGCGTCGACTTCAGCGTGCTCGTGATGCGAGTCACGTAGCTCGACTCGCTCTCGCCGAGCTGGTACGCGATCGCGTCCGAGTCCACCGCACCGTCGCCGTTCGTGTCGAAGTCGGCCGCCATGAACTGGGCGAACGAGTCCGCGCACTGGAAGCCGTACTGGCTCGCGAAGTTGCAGGCGCGCCAGTTGCTCTTGGCCAGGTAGGGCAGGAACATGTCGCGCATGTTGATCTGGCTTCCGTTC
The sequence above is a segment of the Deltaproteobacteria bacterium genome. Coding sequences within it:
- a CDS encoding SGNH/GDSL hydrolase family protein encodes the protein MAKDIYDNKIVNERSYMQSANTRVVTFEMCGNDFLQARSAFKNQTGTCSFSGIDTAMANCTTYQERAMQYINANAHANTKLKVVSNVYYPGYDADNVLSSCTVNGSQINMRDMFLPYLAKSNWRACNFASQYGFQCADSFAQFMAADFDTNGDGAVDSDAIAYQLGESESSYVTRITSTLKSTLTDANYKRPTSTTTVDYILSDNTHPTYQGSTVYVGLFGGTGSTTTAPDYTDAQIVGGKNPGWNQLGHERMGWALSVFNPAAP